A genomic segment from Capra hircus breed San Clemente chromosome 7, ASM170441v1, whole genome shotgun sequence encodes:
- the YIPF2 gene encoding protein YIPF2 isoform X1 — MAAPDELAFHEFEEAANLLAQTPNETTTRSDQLSPKGHVAVAMDSGASYGAEDEVEENDKTVLLQEEKQQPGFWTFGYYQSFFDVDTSQVLDRIKGSLLPRPGHNFVRHHLRNRPDLYGPFWICATLAFVLAITGNLTLVLAQRRDPSIHYSPQFHKVTVASVTIYCYTWLVPLALWGFLRWRKGVRERMGVYTFLETVCVYGYSLFVFIPTVVLWLIPVPWLQWLFGALALALSAAGLVFTLWPVVREDTRLAAGVLLSVVVLLHALLAMGCKFYFFQPLPPEPMASPHQATSQPAATGLPPTLPRSVAA, encoded by the exons ATGGCAGCGCCCGACGAGCTCGCCTTCCACG AGTTCGAGGAAGCTGCTAATCTGCTGGCCCAGACCCCGAATGAGACCACCACCAGAAGTGATCAGCTGAGCCCTAAGGGGCACGTGGCTGTGGCAATGGACTCAGGCGCCAGTTACGGAGCTGAGGATGAGGTAGAAGAGAACGACAAGACCGTG CTCCTacaggaggagaagcagcagcCTGGTTTCTGGACCTTTGGCTACTATCAGAGCTTCTTCGACGTGGACACCTCACAG GTCCTGGACCGGATCAAAGGGTCGTTACTGCCCCGACCTGGCCACAACTTTGTACGGCACCACCTGCGGAATCGGCCGGACCTGTACG GCCCCTTCTGGATCTGTGCCACACTCGCCTTCGTCTTGGCCATCACTGGCAACCTGACCCTGGTGCTGGCCCAGAGGAGGGACCCATCCATCCACTACAGCCCCCAGTTCCACAAAG TGACCGTGGCCAGCGTCACCATCTACTGCTACACGTGGCTGGTGCCGCTGGCGCTGTGGGGCTTCCTGCGGTGGCGCAAGGGTGTCCGGGAGCGCATGGGGGTTTACACCTTCCTGGAGACCGTGTGCGTCTATGGCTACTCCCTCTTTGTCTTCATCCCCACTGTG GTCCTGTGGCTCATCCCTGTCCCGTGGCTGCAGTGGCTCTTCGGGGCCCTGGCCCTAGCCCTGTCGGCCGCCGGCTTGGTGTTTACCCTCTGGCCCGTTGTCCGTGAGGACACCCGGTTGGCAGCTGGGGTGCTGCTGTCTGTGGTGGTGCTACTCCACGCCCTCCTGGCCATGGGCTGCAAG ttttatttcttccagcCGCTGCCTCCAGAGCCCATGGCATCTCCCCACCAAGCCACCTCTCAGCCTGCAGCCACAGGGTTGCCACCCACCCTGCCAAGGTCCGTGGCAGCCTAG
- the CARM1 gene encoding histone-arginine methyltransferase CARM1 isoform X5 yields the protein MKGYSSGPPDGRAKQDEDVCVFKCSVSRETECSRVGKQSFIITLGCNSVLLQFATPNDFCSFYNILKTCRGHTLERSVFSERTEESSAVQYFQFYGYLSQQQNMMQDYVRTGTYQRAILQNHTDFKDKIVLDVGCGSGILSFFAAQAGARKIYAVEASTMAQHAEVLVKSNNLTDRIVVIPGKVEEVSLPEQVDIIISEPMGYMLFNERMLESYLHAKKYLRPGGNMFPTIGDVHLAPFTDEQLYMEQFTKANFWYQPSFHGVDLSALRGAAVDEYFRQPVVDTFDIRILMAKSVKYTVNFLEAKEGDLHRIEIPFKFHMLHSGLVHGLAFWFDVAFIGSIMTVWLSTAPTEPLTHWYQVRCLFQSPLFAKAGDTLSGTCLLIANKRQSYDISIVAQVDQTGSKSSNLLDLKNPFFRYTGTTPSPPPGSHYTSPSENMWNAGSTYNLSSGMAVAGMPTAYDLSSVIAGGSSVGHNNLIPLANTGIVNHTHSRMGSIMSTGIVQGSSGAQGSSSGSSSAHYAVNSQFTMGGPAISMASPMSIPTNTMHYGS from the exons ATGAAAGGATACAGCTCAGGCCCGCCAGATGGAAGAGCCAAGCAGG ATGAAGACGTGTGTGTGTTCAAGTGCTCGGTGTCCCGGGAGACGGAGTGCAGCCGGGTGGGCAAGCAGTCATTCATCATCACCCTGGGCTGCAACAGTGTCCTCCTCCAGTTCGCCACACCCAACG ATTTCTGCTCCTTCTATAACATCCTGAAGACCTGCCGAGGCCACACCCTGGAGCGGTCGGTATTCAGCGAGCGCACGGAGGAGTCTTCTGCTGTGCAGTATTTCCAG TTTTATGGCTACCTGTCCCAGCAGCAGAACATGATGCAGGACTACGTGCGGACGGGGACCTACCAGCGCGCCATCCTGCAGAACCACACAGACTTCAAGGACAAG atcGTTCTTGATGTTGGCTGCGGCTCTGGGATCCTGTCGTTTTTTGCGGCCCAGGCTGGAGCGAGAAAGATCTACGCAGTGGAGGCCAGCACCATGGCCCAGCACGCTGAG GTCTTGGTGAAAAGTAACAACCTCACCGACCGCATCGTGGTCATCCCTGGGAAGGTGGAGGAGGTCTCGCTGCCTGAGCAAGTGGACATCATCATTTCGGAGCCCATGGGCTACATGCTCTTCAACGAGCGCATGCTTGAGAGCTACCTCCACGCCAAGAAGTACCTGCGGCCTGGCG GAAACATGTTCCCCACCATTGGTGATGTCCACCTGGCACCCTTCACGGACGAGCAGCTCTACATGGAGCAGTTCACCAAGGCCAACTTCTG GTACCAGCCATCCTTCCACGGAGTGGACCTGTCAGCCCTCCGAGGTGCTGCAGTGGACGAGTATTTCCGGCAGCCTGTGGTG GACACATTTGACATCCGGATCCTGATGGCCAAGTCCGTCAAGTACACGGTGAACTTCTTAGAAGCCAAAGAAGGAGATTTGCACAG GATAGAAATCCCATTCAAGTTCCACATGCTGCATTCCGGGCTGGTTCACGGTCTGGCTTTCTGGTTTGATGTCGCTTTCATCGGCTCTAT AATGACCGTGTGGCTGTCCACGGCCCCGACGGAGCCCCTGACCCACTGGTACCAAGTCCGGTGCCTGTTCCAGTCGCCACTGTTCGCCAAGGCTGGGGACACGCTCTCAGGGACATGTCTGCTTATTGCCAACAAAAG ACAGAGCTACGACATCAGTATTGTGGCCCAGGTGGACCAGACAGGCTCCAAGTCCAGCAACCTCCTGGACCTGAAAAACCCATTCTTCAG ATACACAGGCACGACACCCTCCCCGCCGCCTGGCTCCCACTACACTTCCCCCTCGGAGAACATGTGGAATGCCGGCAGCACCTACAACCTCAGCAGTGGGATGGCTGTGGCCG GAATGCCGACCGCCTACGACCTGAGCAGTGTTATTGCCGGAGGCTCCAGTGTGGGCCACAACAACCTGATTCCTCTAG ccaacACGGGGATTGTCAATCACACCCACTCCCGGATGGGCTCCATAATGAGCACGGGGATTGTCCAAG gGTCCTCCGGCGCCCagggcagcagcagcggcagctccAGCGCCCACTATGCGGTCAACAGCCAATTCACCATGGGCGGCCCCGCCATCTCCATGGCCTCACCCATGTCCATCCCGACCAACACCATGCACTATGGGAGCTAG
- the YIPF2 gene encoding protein YIPF2 isoform X2, translating into MAAPDELAFHEFEEAANLLAQTPNETTTRSDQLSPKGHVAVAMDSGASYGAEDEVEENDKTVLLQEEKQQPGFWTFGYYQSFFDVDTSQVLDRIKGSLLPRPGHNFVRHHLRNRPDLYGPFWICATLAFVLAITGNLTLVLAQRRDPSIHYSPQFHKVTVASVTIYCYTWLVPLALWGFLRWRKGVRERMGVYTFLETVCVYGYSLFVFIPTVVLWLIPVPWLQWLFGALALALSAAGLVFTLWPVVREDTRLAAGVLLSVVVLLHALLAMGCKPLPPEPMASPHQATSQPAATGLPPTLPRSVAA; encoded by the exons ATGGCAGCGCCCGACGAGCTCGCCTTCCACG AGTTCGAGGAAGCTGCTAATCTGCTGGCCCAGACCCCGAATGAGACCACCACCAGAAGTGATCAGCTGAGCCCTAAGGGGCACGTGGCTGTGGCAATGGACTCAGGCGCCAGTTACGGAGCTGAGGATGAGGTAGAAGAGAACGACAAGACCGTG CTCCTacaggaggagaagcagcagcCTGGTTTCTGGACCTTTGGCTACTATCAGAGCTTCTTCGACGTGGACACCTCACAG GTCCTGGACCGGATCAAAGGGTCGTTACTGCCCCGACCTGGCCACAACTTTGTACGGCACCACCTGCGGAATCGGCCGGACCTGTACG GCCCCTTCTGGATCTGTGCCACACTCGCCTTCGTCTTGGCCATCACTGGCAACCTGACCCTGGTGCTGGCCCAGAGGAGGGACCCATCCATCCACTACAGCCCCCAGTTCCACAAAG TGACCGTGGCCAGCGTCACCATCTACTGCTACACGTGGCTGGTGCCGCTGGCGCTGTGGGGCTTCCTGCGGTGGCGCAAGGGTGTCCGGGAGCGCATGGGGGTTTACACCTTCCTGGAGACCGTGTGCGTCTATGGCTACTCCCTCTTTGTCTTCATCCCCACTGTG GTCCTGTGGCTCATCCCTGTCCCGTGGCTGCAGTGGCTCTTCGGGGCCCTGGCCCTAGCCCTGTCGGCCGCCGGCTTGGTGTTTACCCTCTGGCCCGTTGTCCGTGAGGACACCCGGTTGGCAGCTGGGGTGCTGCTGTCTGTGGTGGTGCTACTCCACGCCCTCCTGGCCATGGGCTGCAAG cCGCTGCCTCCAGAGCCCATGGCATCTCCCCACCAAGCCACCTCTCAGCCTGCAGCCACAGGGTTGCCACCCACCCTGCCAAGGTCCGTGGCAGCCTAG
- the C7H19orf52 gene encoding uncharacterized protein C19orf52 homolog, translating to MAAAALKRFWSRSRREAGDAAAAKPGVWARLGAWARSLLQDYAEACKDAAAAARARPGRAAVYLGLLGGAAACCSLAPSEAAFEEALLDASGTLLLLAPATRNRDSEAFVQRLLWLRGRGCLRHVSLGLCSLVYEAPFDAQASLYQARCRYLQPRWTDFPDRILDVGFVGRWWVLGARMRDCDINDDEFLHLPAHLRIVGPHQLHSEANERLFDEKFKPVVLTDDQVDQALWEDQVLQKEKKDQLALSQADSLLSSEVAR from the exons ATGGCGGCTGCCGCTCTGAAGAGATTTTGGTCCCGAAGCCGTAGAGAGGCGGGTGACGCTGCAGCCGCAAAGCCCGGCGTGTGGGCGCGGTTGG GCGCTTGGGCCCGCTCGCTGCTCCAAGATTACGCCGAGGCCTGCAAggacgcggcggcggcggcgcgggctcGGCCCGGCAGGGCGGCCGTGTACTTGGGGCTGCTGGGTGGCGCGGCGGCCTGTTGCTCCCTGGCACCGAGCGAGGCAGCCTTCGAGGAGGCGCTGCTCGACGCATCTGGGACCCTCCTGCTGCTGGCGCCCGCCACTCGCAACCGCGACTCGGAGGCGTTCGTGCAGCGGCTGCTCTGGCTGCGGGGTCGCGGCTGTCTGCGCCACGTGAGCCTGGGCCTCTGCTCGCTGGTGTACGAGGCGCCCTTCGACGCCCAGGCCAGCCTCTACCAGGCTCGCTGTCGCTACCTGCAGCCCCGCTGGACCGACTTCCCCGACCGGATTCTGGATGTGGGCTTCGTGGGCCGCTGGTGGGTGCTGGGGGCCCGGATGCGCGACTGCGACATCAACGACGACGAGTTCCTGCACCTGCCGGCTCACCTGCGCATCGTCGGGCCCCACCAGCTGCACTCGGAGGCCAATGAACGGCTCTTCGACGAGAAATTCAAGCCCGTGGTGCTCACCGACGACCAGGTGGACCAGGCGCTGTGGGAGGATCAGGTtttgcagaaggagaagaaggaccAGCTCGCCCTGAGCCAGGCTGACTCTCTGCTGTCTTCGGAGGTCGCGAGATGA